DNA sequence from the Oncorhynchus clarkii lewisi isolate Uvic-CL-2024 chromosome 9, UVic_Ocla_1.0, whole genome shotgun sequence genome:
accttgaacataccatccccactgtcaaacatggtggtggcagcatcatggtttgggcctgcttttcttcagcagggacagggaagatggttaaaattgatgggaagatggatggagccaaatacaggaccattctggaagaaaacctgatggagtctgcaaaagacctgagactgggacggagatttgtcttccaacaagacaatgatccaaaacataaagcaaaatctacaatggaatggttcaaaaataaacatatccaggtgttagaatggccaagtcaaagtccagacctgaatccaatcgagaatatgtggaaagaactgaaaactgctgttcacaaatgctctccatccaacctcactgagctcgagctgttttgcaaggaggaatgggaaaaaatgtcagtctctcgatgtgcaaaactgatagagacataccccaagcgacttacagctgtaatcgcagcaaaaggtggcgctacaaagtattaacttaagggggctgaataattttgcacgcccaatttttcagtttttgatttgttaaaaaagtttgaaatatccaataaatttcattccacttcatgattgtgtcccacttgttgttgattcttcacaaaaaaatactgttttatatctttatgtttgaagcctgaaatgtggcaaaatgtcgcaaagttcaagggggccaaatactttcgcaaggcactgtatatatacagtggggagaacaagtatttgatacactgccgattttgcaggttttcctacttacaaagcatgtagaggtctgtaaattttatcataggcacacttcaactgtgagagacagaatctaaaacaaaaatccagaagatcacattgaatgatttttaagtaattaatttgcattttattgcatgacataagtattttattctggatttttgttttaaattccgtctctcacagttgaagtgtgcctatgataaaatttacagacctctacatgctttgtaagtaggaaaacctgcaaaatcggcagtgtatcaaatacttgttctccccactgtatatatatatatatatatatatatatatatttatttgttgttAATATAAAATAACTAAAGATGCCTTCAAAAAGATCATGGTGAGTTCATCTTTGAGTGTAATATCTAATTAATATCCACAAGGCCTGTCCCCAACTGTGTTCCTGAATGGAACAAGGTAGAGTAGATTATACGTCTGTTAATTATTCTATGTGTATAACAAATAGGTAGAAATAACTCTACTGGATAGAACTCAACATTAGCCTGTATGTATTCTGTCCCTATAAAAACGGGTCTGTACATATAGCTGTACAACATCTACCTCAAGCAGATCAAAAAGTTATGCTTCAGGGATATAGAGTAATCATACAGTTGAGAACAGTAAACATAATATGCTGTGGTCACTGTCTTCCCAAGACAAACTCAAATAactctactgtagtgttttaACATAAATTAGAATCTATTGCACTGGCCTCATAAATGAGTTTACCAGTCACATTGCCAGGATTAGAGGTTCCAAGGTCTAtcaatatattatatttatatgttttAAATCATGTCCTTGTTTTAACTTGGCTCTATCATACAGTTAGACTAGAATGCCCTGAGGGGAGCTCACAGACCTTGGCCTTCCTAGAGCAAGGGAGACCATTTATCTAGAGCAAGGGAGACCATTTATCTAGAGCAAGGGAGACCATTTATCTAGAGCAAGGGAGACCATTTATCTAGAGCAAGGGAGACCGTTTATCTAGAGAAGGGGAGACCGTTTATCTAGAGCAAGGGAGACCGTTATTCTAGAGCAAGGGAGACCGTTTATCTAGAGCAAGGGAGACCGTTTATCTAGAGCAAGGGAGACCGTTTATCTAGAGCAAGGGAGACCGTTTATGTAGAGCAAGGGAGACCGTTTATGTAGAGCAAGGGAGACCCTTTATGTAGAGCAAGGGAACCCCTTTATGTAGAGCAAGGGAGACCCTTTATGTAGATCAAAGGAGACCCTTTATGTAGAGCAAGGGAGACCATTTATCAAGAACAAGTGTGACCAATTATCTAGAACAAGAGAGATCATTTCTAGAACATGGGAGACCATGTATCTAGAACAAGGGAGACCATTTATCTAGAGCAGGGGAGACCATTTATCTAGAGCAGGGGAGACCATTTATCTAGAGCAGGGGAGACCATTTATCTAGAACAAGTGTGACCATTAATCTAGAACAAGGGAGATCATTTATCTAGAGCAAGTGTGACCATTTATCTAGAGCAAGGGAGACCATTTATCTAGAGCAAGGGAGACCATTTATCTAGAGCAAGGGAGTCAATTTATCTAGAGCGGGGAAGACCATTTATCTAGAGAAGGTGAGGCAATTTAAATAAAGCACTGGATACCATGTAACTAAAGCAAGGGAGATCATTTATCTAGAGATTTTGATACATGAACTCCCCTGCTCTAGACAAAAATGTATCTTGAGCAAGGGAGACCATTTATCTAGAGCAGGGGAGACCATTTATCCAGAGCAGGGGCGACCCTTTATCAAGAGCAAGGGAGACTATTTATCTAGAGCAGGGGAAACCATTTATCTAGGGCAAGGAATACCATTTATCTAGGGCAAGGGAGACCATTTATCTAGAGCAAGGGAGGCCATTTATCTAGGGCAAGGGAGACCATTTATCTAGGGCAAGGGAGACAATTTATCTAGAGCAAGGGAGTCAATTCATCTAGAGCAGGGGAGACCATTTATCTAGAGCAAGGGAGACCATTTATCTAGAGCAAGGGAGACAATTTATCTAGAGCAAGGGAGTCAATTCATCAAGAGCAGGGGAGACCATTTATCTAGAGCAAGGGAGACCATTTATCTAGAGCAAGGGAGACAATGTATCTAGAGGGAGATAAGAGCAAGAGAGACCCTGTATATTTAGGGAGATAGGAGCAGGAGAGACCCTGTATCTTGAGGGAGATAGGAGCAAGAGTGACCAGAGTccctgttccaaatggcaccctatcccctatgtggtgcactattttagaccagggccctattccctatatagtgcactactttagacccgggacctatcccctatgtagtgcactactttagacccgggacctatcccctatgtagtgcactactttagaccgaaCCCATAGGGAATATGGCAGCATTTGGGACCTGACTCCAGTCAATGTATCTCTCTGTGAGGAAGGGGACTGTATTACTTAACATTGTTCTATGTGTGTATATTCAAGTTGGAAATAGACAGGACAGACTGAGACCTAATCATTTAATTAAATATGTAGGGCCTATTTATAATGAGATAATGGATATAAGTCATGTGCCTGAATAAAGTTGCTCTAATAATGTAAATCCATCAGATCAACCGTAGTTCCCTATATTAGCCAGTGGGTGGGGCTCTTCCTCTATATGCCTGTGAAAACTAATGAAACGCTAACAAAGGCCGTGGCCGAAATACCTCAGTTTGCTCTCACCTTTGCtgctaaaaaaaaacatgaattaaaACTTAAATAATATTTTAGTGAAGTGCAGGTTGTTGTTTTTAAAACTTCTTTCTACTGTATGACTTTTTGAACCCCGGACACCCAAATACTTTTTGCTACTACAAACAGTTGAGTTGAGCCATTTGGGGcgttagggtagcctagtggttagagtgtaggggcggcaggtagcctagtggttagagtgtaggggcggcaggtagcctagtggttagagtgtaggggcggcaggtagactagtggttagagtgtagaggcggcaggtagcctagtggttagagtgtaggggcggcaggtagcctagtggttagagtgtaggggaggcaggtagcctagtggttagagtgtaggggaggcaggtagcctagtggttagagtgtaggggtggcaggtagcctagtggttagagtgtagggacggcaggtagcctagtggttagagtgtaggggaggcaggtagcctagtggttagagtgtaggggaggcaggtagcctagtggttagagtgtaggggcggcaggtagcctagtggttagagtgtaggggaggcaggtagcctagtggttagagtgtaggggcggcaggtagcctagtggttagtgtgtaggggaggcaggtagcctagtggttagagtgtaggggcggcaggtagcctagtggttagagtgtaggggaggcaggtagcctagtggttagagtgtaggggcggcaggtagcctagtggttagagtgtagggggcggcaggtagactagtggttagagtgtaggggcggcaggtagcctagtggttagagtgtaggggcggcaggtagcctagtggttagagtgtaggggcggcaggtagcctagtggttagagcaggtagcctagtggttagagtgtaggggcggcaggtagcctagtggttagagtgtaggggcggcaggtagcctagtggttagagtgtaggggcggcaggtagcctagtggttagagtgtaggggcggcaggtagcctagtggttagagcaggtagcctagtggttagagtgtaggggtggcaggtggcctagtggttagagtgtaggggtggcaggtagcctcgtggttagagtgtaggggcggcaggtagcctcgtggttagagtgtaggggcggcaggtagcctagtggttagagcaggtagcctagtggttagagtgtaggggtggcaggtggcctagtggttagagtgtaggggtggcaggtagcctagtggttagagtgtaggggcggcaggtagcctagtggttagagtgtaggggcggcaggtagcctagtggttagagtgtaggggaggcaggtagcctagtggttagagtgtaggggcggcaggtagcctagtggttagagtgtaggggaggcaggtagcctagtggttagagtgtaggggcggcaggtagcctagtggttagagtgtagggggcggcaggtagactagtggttagagtgtaggggcggcaggtagcctagtggttagagtgtaggggcggcaggtagcctagtggttagagtgtaggggcggcaggtagcctagtggttagagcaggtagcctagtggttagagtgtaggggcggcaggtagcctagtggttagagtgtaggggcggcaggtagcctagtggttagagtgtaggggcggcaggtagcctagtggttagagtgtaggggcggcaggtagcctagtggttagagcaggtagcctagtggttagagtgtaggggtggcaggtggcctagtggttagagtgtaggggtggcaggtagcctcgtggttagagtgtaggggcggcaggtagcctcgtggttagagtgtaggggcggcaggtagcctagtggttagagtgtagaagtggcaggtagcctagtggttagagtgtaggggcggcaggtagcctagtggttagagtgtaggggcggcaggtagcgttggacaagtaaccaaaaaggttgaaagctcgaatccccgagttgacaaggttaaaaatctgtcgttctaccactgaacaaggccgttaactCCACTGTTcgtaagccgtcattgaaaataagaatttgttcttaactgacttgcctagttaaaataaaggtcaaaattaaataaaaaataaaaattcctCATTCTAAGTGTAAACCGTGACTGTTATGTTCATCAATATGTTTTACTGTCACACGTCCCGTAGACGTCACTGCTAACACTCGAGGAGGTTTATTTTGTGACCTACATGTAACATGACTGAAACATCACTCCgtcccactcttcctctccctcctctgtgtCACTTTtacgacagtgtgtgtgtgtgtgtgtgtgtgtgtgtgtgtgtgtgtgtgtgtgtgtgtgtgtgtgtgtgcgtgcgtgcgtgagagagagatataaaccAGTTATCTGTACAACTGAATAATGTTTCAAACGATAAACAAGCTTCTCTCTGTTTTCACACCGTTGTATGATGAGCAGGTGGGAGGAGAGTACGTGTTTTACTATCTGTTACACCTGTTATGGTCTTTCAGATATAccaccacagtacagtacagtacatagtaCAGATACCGGGCGGGGATTAGTGGTCATTTCTAAATCAACCCAGCGTCATAAGGGAGACGTCCAGACACATGTATTTACAGAGTCGGAACTTTGGTGTTTCTGCATTATGATGCATTTTACATGACACTCCAACATTCTACGGCGGCCATGTTAGATCCCAATTAACATTAGATGGGGGAAATATTTAAATAATGGAAAATgatattatttatattgtttaATAAATGGCTATTTAACTGAATGTCTGGAAATAGAACTAATTCTAAACTCTAAATTCTAAATTCCAAATTTCTAAATTCCAAACTCTAAATTCTAAATGTCTAAATTCTAAACATTGGCCCAACTCGGCTCTGAAGGTATTTAGATTAGCACAATTTATTGGACttgattgtttatttattttaatatgtAATATGTACTTGAACATagttactatatatatatatatgtttgttgttgtatttaAGGGTATGTGACAGTCAGCACATCATTATTGTATGACACATCATATCCAATGAATAAGTAAAGATAAATACAgccatttaaaaaacaaaatgaaATTAGACATCGCCTATATATCACATTCGGTTTATTTGGTATTGATGCATTTAGCTGGTAGCACACAGCAGCAGAATGATGTAGGCTCATATGCTCTGTAAGGTCCATTATGAAAGAGAGCCTATATTGCCATCCTACAAAATAAAACACACAGTTTATTTGCTTATATTTTATTTGTcagcagatatatatatatatataaaaaaaatcaatGTATTTATGTTTGGATGATACAGTATAGAAGTGCTACAGTAGCTGTGATTTAGGTACCAGGACTCTCTTGGCATCGGAAAAGCTAAAAGTTATTTTCAAAGTGTGTCGTGTCAACACAAATTAATACTTGAGCACGGAAATATGTTGTAATTATTATTCTCCATAACATAGACTTGAGGAAATGTAGAATGAGTTATCATATTTTCGATCATGTAGATTAGCCTGGATACATTATGACTATGCATTATTTGACACCACTGACTATAGTTGACAATGACACAGGCCTTATTATTGTATTTACAGCAAAGTGTACAAGCTACGTCATTGTCTTGAGTCAGTGTGGTCATTGTAGAGGACTTCCCATATGTTACGGCCCTGATTTCGAAGGCCCTTGGCGTCACTacagtgtaggctacctgccctcTCAGAAGAGGGAGACAAAAGTCCATGAAAAAAAAAAGTGCCATAAGGAGAAGAACCTTCATAATATCCCCCACCCCAATTCATGAGTAGGGCAGGCTTGCCGGAATAGAAATGCGTTTTCCCATATCATTTACACCATGATAAATATTTAAGTCATACTATGGCAACAATGAACAGCACCTAACACTGATTCAAGCATACATAAATAATATAATCATAGTTTGTTTTGATTGATATCAATATTAACATACTATCTTAAAACATGTATCCACTAGCCGCTAAATCACTGTAGGCTACTACATTCCTGCCGGTATACATTCTAGCATCTTCTTGAAAGCCTTCCTGAAGCTGTCATCCAGAAAGGCATAAAGAAAAGGGTTCAGACAAGAGTTGGCGTAGCTGAGGCTGGTGATAAAGTAGGACAACCCGATGAGCAGCGGAGTGGTCCTCAGGTCGGTGGTGAGAGCCACTATGGTGCTGAGGTGAAACGGGGTCCAACAGAACAGACACACCGCTAAGACTATAAACACCATAATAGTTACTTTCTTTTTAGCCTTGTCCAGCGCCTTGGCGTTGGAGTTGAGGCGCATGTTCCGTAGTTTGTACAGCATCATGGTGTAGAGAATACAGATGGTCGACACCGGGATGGCGAAGCCGAGGATCAGGGTGTATATCCTGCTCGCCTTGAACCACAAACTCTCCGGGCTCGGGAAGCTGAGGACGCAGCTTTTCCTGTCCGAGTCGTCCGGACTGATGTAGACCCCAGCGAATACCGTGAACGGCATTACGATTAGAATCACGAGGATCCAGACGCACAGGCTCACTATCTTCGCTGCGCGGTAGGTACGGTAGGGCATGCGCTTGGAACGCACCGTCGCCAGTACGACCAGATAACGGTCCACACTCATGACCGTCAGGAAGTAGATACTGGAGAAGATGTTATAGTGGTCTATGCTCAGGATGACCTTACACAGCACCTCTCCAAAGGGCCAGTAGTGGAGCAGGTGCTCGGCGATGTTGATGGGTAGTACCAGAGTAAACAGGTCGTCGGCTATCGCCAAGTTTAGGATAAACATATTGGTCACGGTTTTCATTTTGGGCGCTTTGAGGATAACGTAGATAACCGCCGTGTTCCCCGTTAACCCCACGGCACATATCACCGAATATATCACCGGCAGGACCACGTAGAGGTCGGCATAAAAGTATAACTCTGATTGCGGCGTGCAGTTCAGATCTGTCCGGTTAGTCGTGCTCAGATAATAGTAGTCCATGGATTCGTTACACACAACCGGAGCTCCGCTGCGGGTGTTCGCGATAGATATATTCTCCATCTTCAACGTCTTCTAAAAGGTATTATATCACATAAGTATAGAGGGAAGCACGTCGTTCAGCACGCATGTTTGTTCAGAGTTAAACACAGGCAGTCGTGAAGTGCCTTGTTGGCTGCTGTGTAGGTCGGCTCGGTCTGGTTTTACGCACGCGTTGCGCATCACGAAATCTATGGAGAACAGAAATATTGTATACACATTTAAAAGCAGTACATAATAACAAACCTGTTCTTCCATTAATATTGTCTTCAAAACACTTTTTTTATAGCCTATTATACTGTAACCCTGCATCATAATGGATTGGAACGCCACGACGTCCACATGCACAAATATATTTCCATAGGTCCACAAGTATAAATGTTATTTTTAAACGGATCAAGTACTGAGAGTGCAAGAATACGTAttcagcaataataataataataatattgacgTTTTAAAATATCATGCGGGATCATGGTCGTGCCATTATTCTAATACACCATCAAAAGTAAAGGTGaattttatgtaaaaaaaagaaaagctcATTTAGGAGCTTACCGTGTCAGAGGAGGCTTGCTCCTTTTCCCCTCTGCCTTCTGTTTGACAGTGAGCAGGAGCAACGCGAGCTGGAGCTGTCCACGTCCCAACTAGTTGGATTGGGGGGGAAGCGGACAGGTGACGTCAGACCACAGCACAGTGCCCCGTTCCATTCAGATATCAAGGCCTGAGGCACTCACCTTGCTGTCGGTCGCCTAAAGTGTTCCTATAATGTATATGCTCTAGGCATAAATAGCCATATTACCCCGCACAGTCCCGTTGTGAAATGTATTGTACAGATACACTGATGGTCATATTGCTGTGTGGTACGTGGCTGCTAATGTGAGGCTATCTTTCTCTCCTGTAGGGATGAAGATCCAACACGTTGTTGTTCCTCAACATATATGTAGGTGAATGTAAACAAAATAATGTTACCTTGATTGCCTTACTGTTAGGCGTTGTGTTGTTACAGTGTGAACAATACAGTGGTCTATGATGGGAACAATACAGTGGTCTATGATGGGAACACTACAGTGGTCTATGATGGGACCATTACAGTGGTCTATGATGGGAACACTACAGTGGTCTATGATGGGAACACTACAGTGGGCTATGATGGGAACACTACAGTGGGCTATGATGGGATGATGCAAGTCATGACCAGTCTGTATGTAGACTAGCATTATAATTTGacctttgttttgttgttgtgtataTTCACCcctatttttttctccccaatttcgtggcagcaaattggtagtagttacagtcttgtctcatcgctgcaactcccatacggacttgggagaggcgataggtcgagagccatgcgtcctccgaaacacaacccagccaagccgcactgcttcttgacacaatgcccatccaacccggatgccagccacaccaatgtgtcggaggaaacaccgtactcCTGGCGACCGTGTAAgcatgcactgtgcccggcccgccacaggagtcactagtgcgcaatGAGATAAGGTTATCCCTGCCCTAACCCTGgcgtgctgggccaattgtgcaccgccccatgggactcccggtcgcagctggctgtgacagagcctggactcgaacccagaatctctagtggcacagcaagcactgcgccacctgggaggccccaATTTGACCTTTTTTTGAGTAGGCATTGAGACCATGATCTCTTTTACAAGGGATCCCTATAAATACAATTTAATTAGACACTCAAATCTATTGCAAAATAAAACCACTGAAATACAgaaaaacacaacacaaacaaaaaCCATTTCATTCCTCAATAAAAAGGCCCCCATTCAATGCTTTTAAATGCCCTGTGTGGCACTAGTACATACCATTTGAATAGTATTTTCTAGTTGGTTCCATCAATTAAAACTACAAGAGGATTTACCTAGTCTGGTGGAGACCCAAGGAACCTCAAGATGTAACCAACCTTGTGACCTGGTTTGGTATCTCATGTTTTTATATTGTAATTAACAGGAAAGTTAGGTAAGTCAGAGGCTTGTCTAGTAGAGCTTTGTAAAACAAATTAGGATTAatgaagtgatctacgggactttcaTAAGGACCAGCCAACATCTTTGATACATGTAGAATAAATTCTCTGCTTTTCCCGAAAATCCCCAGTTGGAGGATCCTGGAATCAGGAAGGAAGAGGCAGGAAATCCGAAATCATCCAAACacgatttctggaaaaccaggaaATGTATCGAAAGTTCCCGGGATTTGCAACCCTAGTGGTGAACTGTCACCTCTGATAGCACCTGTGAAAAAGCGAAGGGCGCTATGGTAAACAacatccaaaggtttaagagtagtggGTGCTGCAAACTGGTAAATGGTGTCACCATAGTCCAGAACTGGCAGGAAGTTGACTGTACTATCCACTTCCTGCTATTCAGGTAGAGGAAATATCTGTTTCTAAAAAATAAAGGCCACTTTAAATCTTAGCTTTTTAACTAGCTTGTTAATGTTTTTTGAAACATTAAATACTTTATTCTAACCCTATATATAGATCAGTGGGGTAACACACAGACCTGTGACATACAGTCCTGAGCCTTTAGCTCAGCCGGCTAACAACACACTCTTGTAGGATTTAGCTCATTGGGCTAACAACACAGTCTTGTAGGATTTATCTTAGccggctaacacagtcttgtagTATTAATCTCAGTGGAATAACAACACAGTCTTGTGGGATTTAGCTCAGTTGGCTAACAACACAGTCTTGTAGgatttagctcagtgggctaacaccaTCTTGTGATGCAGACGTTCCATAGTCACATCGGTGGTCAGACCCTCAAATAGTGATAATTCTATCCATTTCAGGTGCTTACAGTACACATGTCTCTACTCTCTATTTGTATAAATGTTTGTCAAGCAGGGAGTTAAAGCCGCTTAAACAAGGAGTAATCTTTCTGAGTGAAATTTAAATTGTCTATTTGACTAATATAATTGAATCTTTCCCCTGTTCCTAAATATTCCTCTCATGACTCctgtcctcccttccttccctctccaaTCTCTTCCTTCACCTCTGTGACAGTAATCTCAAATCCACTTTTCTACAATCTAGTTAATGTTTTCAATTACCTCCATAGCCGTAACCTCTTCCTCCGCTCATCTTCTCATCTTTTCCCGCCAGCATCCATAACTGTAGCGGCTTTCGTCGTCGGATGAGGAAGAGCagtcggaccaaagcgcagcgtggtaagtgttcatatttctttattgaactgaacactgaataaacaAAAAACAACGAAGGGAAAATCCGAAACAGTCCTGCAAGGTGAAAAACTCTAAACagaagttaactacccacaaaaacccagtgggaaaaggctacctaagtatgattctcaatcagagacaacgatagacagctgtccctgattgagaaccacacccggccaaacaacaaATAAATATAAAACAAAGAAACAAATATAGAATGCCcgccctagtcacaccctggcctaac
Encoded proteins:
- the LOC139417431 gene encoding neuropeptides B/W receptor type 2-like; amino-acid sequence: MENISIANTRSGAPVVCNESMDYYYLSTTNRTDLNCTPQSELYFYADLYVVLPVIYSVICAVGLTGNTAVIYVILKAPKMKTVTNMFILNLAIADDLFTLVLPINIAEHLLHYWPFGEVLCKVILSIDHYNIFSSIYFLTVMSVDRYLVVLATVRSKRMPYRTYRAAKIVSLCVWILVILIVMPFTVFAGVYISPDDSDRKSCVLSFPSPESLWFKASRIYTLILGFAIPVSTICILYTMMLYKLRNMRLNSNAKALDKAKKKVTIMVFIVLAVCLFCWTPFHLSTIVALTTDLRTTPLLIGLSYFITSLSYANSCLNPFLYAFLDDSFRKAFKKMLECIPAGM